A stretch of DNA from Patescibacteria group bacterium:
ATTTATTCTCTATTCCCAATCCAGAGTTCCGCCTGTTTGGTATTCAATAACTCGTGTTTCGAAAAAGTTCTTTTCTTTACTTAGGTCGGCAGCTTCGCTCATCCATGGGAACGGATTTTTGGTGTGGTATTGCTTCGGCAGGCCAACTGATGCCAGGCGCCTATCAGCTACATGTTCTATATATTGCTTGAAGCCGTCGGCATTCATACCAAATATGCCGCGCGGAAACACTTCCTGGGCATAGGTATATTCTAGCTTGGTGGCTTGAGTTATCAAATCAACCATTTTAGTCTGGAACTCATCCGTCCAGAGTTCAGGCTGTTCCTCCTTAATGGCATTTATCATATTAACACCAAAGTTGAGATGCTGAGATTCATCACGCATTATATACTGTATTTGTTCGGCGCTACCAACAAGTTTGTTTTGACGCTGGAAACCAAAGATTACCGCGAAGCTAGAATAGAAGAATATTCCCTCTAGGATAAGCGAAAATACGCAGAGGTTTTCTAGGAACTTTTGGTCGCTTTCAAATGTACCAGTATGGAAGTCATCGGCAAATATTCCCTCATTGAAGGTTAAAATGAATTTAGCCTTGCTAAAGTGAGCGGAGTTTTCTCGGTACATATTGAATACCTTGCTGCCGTCAAGGCCAAGGCTCTCTACGATGTACTGGTATGCGTGAGTGTGTATGGCTTCCTCATAGGACTGACGCAATAAGTACATGCGGCATTCCGGGCTGGTAATGTGTTTGTACAGGGCCAGGACTAAATTATTAGCTGCAATCGAGTCGGCTGTAGTGAAAAACCCGAGGGCTGTCTGGAATGCTTGTCGTTCGTCGTCCGATAAATTATCTGATTTCCAAAGCTCAATATCGTCCTGCATAGCGATTTCTGTCGGTAGCCAGTGGTTGGCATTGCCAGCCAAATAGGCATCCCAGGCAAAATTATGCTTCATAGGGTGTAATTGGATGACATCGGCATCTTCGCCATTTATGATTCGTCTCTTATTAATATCTGGTCTTATGTCGGACATTTTAAGTGTCATAGCAGTTCTCCTTTTATTTTATTTGTTACTTAGCCATAGCGTTATCAGGCGGAATTGTAGCAGCCTCACGCTTGTGCGTAGAGCCGAACTCTGAACTATCTACAGTAGATTTCTCTACCTGTGATATAGCCATACTGCGGAGGTAATAGGTGGTTTTTAGGCCCTGGTCCCAGGCAGCCATGTATATATCGCTAAGTTGCTTTCCGCTCACTCCCTGGACGAATATATTAAAACTCTGGCTCTGGTCGATCCACTTGCCGCGATGGGCAGTAATCTTCACTAGCGCTAATGGGTCTATTTCGAATACTTCACGGTACTTTGCTCGAAGTTTTTCGGGAATCTCGTTAATTTTTTGGATCGAGCCATCGTGGTATTTGATCTTTTTAACCATGGAATCATTCCATAAGCCAAGATTTTTAAGATCCTCAATGAGATAGCTATTAATGACAGTGAAATCGCCGCTCATATTGGATTTGACATACAAGTTCTTGTAGATAGGTTCGATACAAGGGTAGCAGCCGGCGATATTTGCGATCGATGCAGTCGGTGCGATAGCCATGGTGTTGGAGTTGCGCATACCATATTTCTTAACATGAGCTTTGGCTGGTCTCCAGTCTAACTTTCCACCACGCTTAACATCTATCTTGCGCCCACGCTCAGCCTCCAACAAATCGATAGTATCGGCTGGGAATATTCCGCGGTCCCACTTAGAGCCCTTGAAGCTCTTGTAGGCACCTCTGTCTTTGGCTAATTTGCTAGAGCCCATAATGGCATGGTAGCTAATTAGCTCCATAGATTCATCGGCGAATTCTACTGCCTTAGGCGAACCAAAATTAATATCAAGTAAATATAGAGCATCCTGGAAGCCCATTATGCCTAGACCCACTGGGCGATGCCTGAGGTTAGAAGTCTCGCATTCTTTGGTTGTGTAGTAACAAATATCCACGACATTATCGAGCATCCGCATGGCGAGCTCTGTGGTAGTTTGGATTAGCTCTTTATCTAGTTTGCCCGATTTAATGTGCTTGGCCATGTTTATCGAGCCTAAATTACAGACCGCAGTCTCTTCGGCTGAGTTATTAAGAGTTATCTCGGTACAAAGGTTGGAATTGTGGATAACCCCCACATGGTCTTGAGGACTCCTTACATTACAGGCGTCTTTAAAGGTAATCCAGGGGTGCCCAGTCTCAAATAGCATAGTAAGCATTTTGCGCCATATCTGGGTTGCTGGAAGTCTACGAAACAGCTTTATTTTACCTTCATCGGCCATCTGCTCGTATTCTTGATAGCGCTTTTTAAAAGCGTCACCGTATAGATCGTGCAGGTCAGCGGCTTCCTCGGAACTAAATAGCGTCCACTGCTCATTATTGTTAACCCTCTCCATAAACAGGTCGG
This window harbors:
- a CDS encoding ribonucleotide-diphosphate reductase subunit beta produces the protein MTLKMSDIRPDINKRRIINGEDADVIQLHPMKHNFAWDAYLAGNANHWLPTEIAMQDDIELWKSDNLSDDERQAFQTALGFFTTADSIAANNLVLALYKHITSPECRMYLLRQSYEEAIHTHAYQYIVESLGLDGSKVFNMYRENSAHFSKAKFILTFNEGIFADDFHTGTFESDQKFLENLCVFSLILEGIFFYSSFAVIFGFQRQNKLVGSAEQIQYIMRDESQHLNFGVNMINAIKEEQPELWTDEFQTKMVDLITQATKLEYTYAQEVFPRGIFGMNADGFKQYIEHVADRRLASVGLPKQYHTKNPFPWMSEAADLSKEKNFFETRVIEYQTGGTLDWE